Within Apostichopus japonicus isolate 1M-3 chromosome 23, ASM3797524v1, whole genome shotgun sequence, the genomic segment GTATAGCACCTAGTGTTGTGCTTACCAGGCCTCCTAGTTCCTCGTAAAACTCAATTGCGTCCTTCACCAAGATGTGACAAATACGGTCTTTCGTCATGGGTGGGTAAAAACGGTCTCTAAAATGGGCGGCATAGACCGTATGAGAGGTCACCAAGGGCTTGGTTTCATCTTGATGTTTTGGATGCACCCACAGAAAGGCAGCATTCTGAGGGATCATCATCCATTTACAAAGATTACCTGAATTGGAGAATAACAAAAGCCTCATGCATTTCATTATAAAGACAACCTAACCGATCCCTGACAACAACTACAAAATCATAACGATGTACTTGCTTCAATAcgcagtattattattattgatgacTGTAGGCAATATTTGGTTTCCCAAACTGGAAAACTATGGAGCCACTCTTAAACCGACCTTGAaaaaattgtgagggggactGTGGATTGCAAAGAAGGCACtcacatattttttgtttctgttctcATTCGACAACACAAAAAACTATATTATATGCCAACCTTATATATTACGTGGAGGAACCCTGTGACAAATCTAACTTGGTACAGGTAGGACCTTTGCAATGTCACCTGCAagttaatcaggtcacacatcaggtgtctatgcatgctaagttcttcaataccgccctcattctCTTTtcggaaacatttcatactgtagttttcaTTGTTAATTATGTCCTTCAAACCACTCGTTCTGCTACTGAAACGTTTTTTAAGAGACAGGTTGAGACCGGAAGTGTTAAAATCCTTCGGCCAGTGACCGCAGACCGTCATTTCTCAGAATGGTTGCTATTTCTAAAATGGTGGGGTCTGTACTCTTTGTCTATGTTAGAAGAAAACATTCAACAGGTGGAataaaaattatcaaaggaacattaaaaATGTACAAGTTGGTACAATTAACTttgtaaatgttgataatattatgtagtcAACATGTCTTTAAGTGTTAAAATATGTTGCATTTGATACAGAATTTGGTAACCCCCTATACAATAGTCCATGTACTTTGGTTAGTAGCATTATTTGATAGGGGGTCACGTAAGTTGGCTTTTAAATACcaacaaaaatggaaatatatctataatgaTAATAACTGCTTGCACGACAGAAGACGTATAAGGAACACACATAATATTTATGTATTCTGAAAATAAAGTTCTCATTCGAATACtcataaatgtattttacatgcctACCTTACGAGTAGAACCCCTGTGACAAATCTTATGCGGTACAAATGAATCAGGTCAGACATACGCAGTcgatgcatgctaagttcttcaatgcCGCCCTCATTCCCTTTCGGGGCAACATTTTTATACAGTGTAGTTTTGATTTAGTCTATTTTTGTACACAAACAGGAATggctttgttttaatttttcattcgCATTATCTCTGCGGATGGTCATGATTATAAGTAACAACAAGAGATTCATTAGACCGTCAAGAATGCAGAATTAGGCATaaaaatatttacttcataCAATCTATAGTCTGCACTGATATGTTGCAAAGTGGTTTGATTAGTAATCAAAAGAATTTTATCTCGAAGGTGAATGGGGTTTGATGGTAAGGGTGGGTGGGCGTGATGGTGGGTAGGGGTGGGTGGGCGTGATGGTGGGTGGGGTGTGTGTAGGGTTTGTGTGGCTTATAGACCTCTAGAACTCACCGACATAATAATCCGCTCCATAATCTTCAAGAGTTAGCTTGATCTGTCCAGGTGTGTGGGCGCCATCTATAACTGCCATGACATCATGTTTGTGACACAGATCGACCAGTGCTTTAATGGGGAAGAGTATCGCTGTATCACTGGAAATGTGATCTATCACGGTTATCTTGATGCCTGGATGTTCCTCCAGTGCCTTACTGTACGCATTTATGATGTCATCTTCGCCTTTTATTGGGAACGGAATTTCAAATAGGACTAGTTCCACACCTGCATATTTATCGATAGGAAAAGTAAAATTctaaaaatttaagaaaagatAGAAACATTAAAGAGGACATAAACCCAACTATCATATATGGATATTTGTGATACAGGCAAGTGTCATAAATATCTTCTTCCCATAGCTAAGAGATCGCAaatgttgtctgatgatcgctcaaacgcatgaaactctgagtaacaactaccaGTGTTCCACTGTCTCAACTAAGTCTCGCCTATACTTcgctgtccaccggacatagagcactctgcgccaagatagacacCAACCAACCAATTGGTAATGTCTATATTTGATTACAGTGTTTATTATCTGTAATGGAGATAACTTTTACAAATGTTGAATCTACAATATTGAAGCTAACTAATGATCATATCATTTGTAACACTTAATTAACACTAGACTGCTAGCGACGCAAGCGATCTCTGCAAACTGTTAGCATTTTTCTTCCTCTGAAAGCCTTTGGAAGACGAGAGTGATCTTAGCCCGTGCACTTGAGTTTATTTAAGAAGTTCTGTACCATGTTACCGCAATTCACACAATTGTAACAAAGAAAAGCAGGGCTTATGTCTTTATATTGGTCGGATAGCCTCTACTCGAACACGCCAAATTGTACCCTGCTTTTGTAGGTGACATTGGGTTTGTGTCCTCTTCAGTAACAGGAAATATCGATACAAATGGTTGAACGCAGTAAATTCATTGTAACAGCGCATTCTTTGACTCTGTCTCGAGTAAGAAGTTGAATATTTGATTAGCAAACACCACAAGCTGCTTTCGGAAATCACATGAGAAAAAcaccaaaaatatttcaattggtTAAACTAAACAAATCAAAttctaaaaaaagaaaacatttcagcAAAGAGTATGTTTCAACACCTCCTTACtcaatctgggagtgactcgattaatgtatgtcgtccagttacagagttgttgactataaacaattcataatcacggatgttaaatatgaatgtaagagactgacttcggtcagcttgcggctttgataagccgatGAGGCTTCTtcccgagttcctgcttgcaggaggatctaaaatacatacatacataccttaCTCAATACACTCATAATGTAAATACACTGGCCAGTCATGAAGTCCTTACCTGGATTCCCTTGAACCACAGCCTCTGCTTGTTTGATCACCGCTGGATATGCAAAACTACACAGTAAAATCTTATCTCCCGGTGAGTATTTCTGGGATTTGAGAGCAACATTCGTTCCTACGAAATGAAAAACATCAAATCAAGGTTGTAAGAAAGGAAACAATGGTGCACGGCCTGCATTTCAAACGTATTCGTCTTTCGCTACACAAGTACATGAACATACTGTATGGTATAATGTTTGGTTCCAGTAACATATATATGACAGTCACAACAGATGATTGAAACATGTaggaaaaacaaatataaaacagtGGTCTACTCTACTGTAGAACAACACTTCCTTTATTACTCCTCagcaggggcggactgggtcttaaaactgGCCGGGGCATTGTTCACCTAgacggcccattattcattgatatgttacttacatagTGTTCGCCGTCcagctgggggagggggtcattgatattaaattgaagttaaggaatgcctagatgcaaaatggtgctatatttttcaattttgtagATTACAATAAATCCTTTATAAAAGACCCAAAAATTATTTTCCAGCAGCAcgaacacttgattaaactgagaaaagttaaaaacgtaaacaaaaaaatgagctgattcccatagataaaaatatatttctacacagcccctctgtattctattaactactgtgaaaatgggctgtaatttttaccaggctccccagcccaccgggcattgcccaaatgcctgtGTGGCCAGTCTGCCACTGCTCCTCAGTCTAGCCTTTCTTTGAATAAAGGTAGACAACTTTCTTAGAAAGGAAAAATCCATAGTGACCCAATCACTATGCCAACAgaataacatactgtatatgtatcaACTTTTCTCACTGCCTTTTCCCTGTATTGGTAAAGCTTCTCTCTTTGAAACACAGTTGGCTTTtctgattccttgccatacagtttgctcaaaattcaaattgactatctgactaatgtagggcaggtgagttaaatttgtccatgAATTATAAgtgaaccagaaaagatcagagatttctaGCTTATTTGTAACACTCCCTTAAGTGGCATCAACCATTTCACTGGTAAGTGTTTTACAGTATAGAGTTTTTTAATCAAAGTTTTTCAATATCCTGAAGCGACAGTCTGCCTATGTGAAATATTGACACATAGGTGTAAGAATaatggacattttcttttaccaattgTGAGCCAGCAAATAAGCCCTGCCACCTTGcaaccatccctttaataattgttactgATGAATGAGGGTGCTACATGACATTGTTAATAATGAGAAATATTTGCACAACTGACTGCCAAAGCAATTGGCATCTAGTATATTAACATAGAGACAATGGCCAATTGACCATTGGAAATAACCTGTTGATCCCTTGAAGCTCAGGGTGTGAAAACTGATAAACGGCCACTTGAGTCAGTTTAAAGCTTCCAACACAAGaatatcaataatttaaaagcatatttcatttcctggatgacaATATATCAGTGGGTGAAAACAGATAAGGGCCTGCCTGAGTGTGTTAAAGCAAGACTATTGATTATTTAAAGCAGCACttcctggatgactgtatgttttgttgaagTCTTATAGAGCCTcttcacaaaactaaactgaactgactTTGACCTACTgtaactatgttcaccaaaagaaaatcatagtaTTGGAGGATTCTCAGGtcaattgtagctttaattttgaaGTTCTCATGCTGAACagtttttcaaactttgacttcTAAAGCATAGGATTAGCATAAAAAACTCACAATCAATGCTAAAAGCTGCTTAGGTGCCTAAGATGATCACAACAACTGCTATACCTGTGCTTGTATTATCAATTATGGCGATATTTTCCACCTTGGCTCCAACAAATTCAGCCAATAATTCATGTGACTCCCATATCAGGTTTGGTTCTGTCTCTATTGCCCATAGCTGGTTGTTCTTCTCCCGTTGTCGAATTAGTCTgagaaaacaaagagaaaaaatgtATTCAGCTGATTTGGTCAGACACAGGAGAAATAAAATGGCCAAGGATAGTTACCATTCTCAGAGGtcatattaaagggtgtgaagactcgcgcacaaagcaacgtctcatgccggtaatctgacctactgtagtttcgaatgaggtgtaacagaagtgttagacaccaccatcgatcccagaaaatacacacaaagcttGCTATGGTCGGTAatgagacactagtgtacagtcaatacatacagctacggtcaatacccacaagttcacaacacagtgtacatagcagcgatggacatctcaggtctagataaaagataacaaggtatcacgcaggcttggggtaatcgtaatcagtaatcgtaatcgattacaatcgattacattttttgaagtaatcgtaattgtaatcgattacttttgtgaaaattacaaagtaatcgtaatcgtaatcgattacaagggcaaagtaatcgtaatcgtattacatttatgattacagtgaaatttgaatgagaagggcaaaatcagtagaaatgattaaaactaattcttactattggcttttagtgtgaccaaagaagtgttccttgcttctagaattctctagcacaataaacttacactaagaagtactggggatttgatcaccatattcaaggattttttatcacctgaattattctgttcaatgCTGCCTCTCAGCGTTCACATTCCTTTTGCATACACAACTGGTTGACATTAGTTGACATGGTGTGCTGATTatagaaaattatttcattagtATATTAAACACTTAACAAACAATAACAGTCAGGCTGACAAAATACACCCTTTAAATTCATTTAAGTAAGgatatttgataaataattccatttgcCATGTTCAGTGGGCCTTAAGGCTCAGGTGTAGCAGCTATTGAAAGCACATTGCTATTTATGTCAGTCTATTGTTCT encodes:
- the LOC139964703 gene encoding uncharacterized protein; protein product: MPDNVRLSAVICSSVGLVFVLSIPLVKFILKRRKSQCRGIDKVGKQLREEEFDLDEGCSFCNSGSWSCVPRRFIDRQTELIRQREKNNQLWAIETEPNLIWESHELLAEFVGAKVENIAIIDNTSTGTNVALKSQKYSPGDKILLCSFAYPAVIKQAEAVVQGNPGVELVLFEIPFPIKGEDDIINAYSKALEEHPGIKITVIDHISSDTAILFPIKALVDLCHKHDVMAVIDGAHTPGQIKLTLEDYGADYYVGNLCKWMMIPQNAAFLWVHPKHQDETKPLVTSHTVYAAHFRDRFYPPMTKDRICHILVKDAIEFYEELGGLEAIAARNAKMVTEAAAMLSEAWGTPHLEVTRDVRAPHMAVIGLPKDLTEAYVNNTPVDLYHDLMKAGVSVRVSSIGEETWCRISCHVWNDWDDFERVRDGVAMLAKNSKMNTGEKIRPPYFVPHSIMDQTK